Proteins encoded by one window of Rhodamnia argentea isolate NSW1041297 chromosome 6, ASM2092103v1, whole genome shotgun sequence:
- the LOC125315514 gene encoding disease resistance protein L6-like, with amino-acid sequence MAFEDPTMEKGTTSRASSGPSYEVFLSFRGPDTRHGFTDCLYHGMTSAGILVFRDDESLRVGERIGGELLQAIEKSKIYIPIFSTNYASSHWCLRELTYMVECTSKSNDSKEILPIFFNVEPADVKLKTKLYSQALSKYEKQFSTEVESWEKSLIEVDEIKGWNLKKDEG; translated from the coding sequence ATGGCGTTTGAAGATCCTACAATGGAGAAAGGGACAACTTCGAGGGCATCATCCGGACCTTCGTATGAGGTTTTTCTAAGCTTTCGAGGACCCGATACCCGTCATGGATTCACCGATTGTCTTTACCATGGCATGACTAGTGCCGGGATCCTCGTATTCAGGGATGATGAATCCCTTCGCGTTGGCGAAAGAATTGGTGGTGAACTTCTGCAAGCAATTGAGAAGTCCAAGATCTATATTCCCATATTTTCCACAAATTATGCTTCGAGTCATtggtgcctccgcgagctcACATACATGGTAGAGTGCACCTCAAAATCAAATGACAGCAAAGAGATTCTGCCCATTTTCTTCAACGTGGAACCTGCTGATGTCAAActtaaaacaaaattatataGCCAAGCCCTTTCAAAGTATGAGAAGCAGTTTAGCACTGAAGTAGAGTCATGGGAAAAGTCTCTTATCGAGGTGGACGAGATAAAGGGGTGGAACTTGAAGAAAGATGAAGGGTAa
- the LOC125315513 gene encoding disease resistance protein RPV1-like, with amino-acid sequence MLDVEYDGVQFLGIHGIGGIGKTTLAKVVYNQLSSHFEGCNFLSDIRESSQRRGLVYLQKHLLSKFLDSRSVDQIHDVDDGINMIKRVLCKRKVLIVLDDVDDKEQLKSLAEKGNWFGSGSRIIVTTRNRSVLMAEGEVIGEVLAKKPTKISTYEVQEMEFEHALMLFSRHAFRRDSPPYHYASLSENVVSTLGKLPLALEVTGSFLSGKSEALWVDTCKKLQKAPPMEVQRTLMITYERLDDAQKQVFLDIACFFVNKDRTYPFYMWDECGYYPHNAIEALFLMSLIKIKDDNTFWMHDQVRDLGREIVHQENSKNPCKRSRVWNHEEALNILKRKERFKLFAFNLHMWTSWCFHCRGSRKIEALSLGYRGDVVTQDEVANLRNLRFFEGNGVFLAGDFNNLLSRLTWLSWRCCPYEFVATNFHLPNLVILDVSCSDISEKWIGWNHIRAASKLKVLDLSYCNYLMRTPDLSMLVSLERLILEGCCNLVEIDASIGKLEHLTTLNLKGCDSLEKLPEEIGCLQAVIEIVMPNTLRRLPETFGNLRSLLTFDVSHSRISKLPCSIGGLVKLRLLNLSECTKIKELPDSVGELQSLVELDLSSTSLDHLPDSIGNLKQLKVLMINRIRGITRLPSAIGLMEILEELDASGCGNLTGEIPEEIGSLSCLRILDLSSTKISGLPNSIGKLKQLKVLRINNLVGITRLPSAIWLMEKLEELHASRCYFMRDCRSMERMSRLMEIEKAKEAQSRRMSKAKERGRSTGNLHRSGGFTIAGGCPTVTVIEDVVITDIRCFLDSTTLRIFELVTLNPTPTKVRQVAIEFGWSEEGFPMTNSGIKYDP; translated from the exons ATGTTGGATGTGGAATATGATGGTGTCCAATTTCTTGGAATCCATGGAATAGGTGGGATTGGCAAAACGACACTTGCCAAGGTTGTCTACAACCAACTGTCTTCTCATTTTGAAGGTTGCAATTTCCTTTCGGATATCCGAGAGTCATCCCAACGCCGGGGTCTGGTATATTTGCAAAAACATTTGTTATCCAAGTTCTTGGATTCTAGATCTGTCGACCAAATTCATGATGTTGATGATGGTATCAACATGATTAAGAGAGTactttgcaaaagaaaagtGCTCATTGTTCTTGACGATGTGGATGACAAAGAGCAACTCAAAAGTCTAGCAGAAAAAGGTAATTGGTTTGGCTCTGGTAGTAGGATAATCGTAACTACTAGGAATAGAAGTGTCCTAATGGCCGAGGGAGAAGTAATAGGCGAAGTCCTTGCAAAAAAGCCtacaaaaatttcaacttaCGAAGTACAAGAAATGGAATTTGAGCATGCTCTTATGCTTTTCAGTAGGCATGCCTTTAGAAGAGACTCTCCACCATATCATTATGCTTCCCTTTCGGAAAATGTTGTCTCCACTTTGGGAAAGCTTCCTTTAGCATTGGAGGTTACGGGTTCATTCCTTTCTGGTAAATCCGAAGCATTATGGGTAGACACATGCAAGAAGCTACAAAAAGCTCCTCCCATGGAAGTCCAAAGAACATTGATGATAACTTATGAAAGATTAGATGATGCACAAAAGCAAGTATTTTTGgatatagcttgtttttttgttaataaggATAGAACATACCCCTTCTACATGTGGGATGAATGTGGATACTACCCACACAATGCCATTGAAGCCCTCTTTCTCATGTCCTTGATTAAAATCAAAGATGACAACactttttggatgcatgaccaagtgCGCGATCTCGGAAGGGAAATTGTCCATCAAGAGAATTCCAAAAATCCTTGCAAGCGTAGCAGAGTGTGGAATCACGAGGAAGCCTTGAACATTCTGAAGCGAAAAGAG CGCTTCAAATTGTTTGCCTTTAATCTTCACATGTGGACTTCTTGGTGTTTTCATTGTCGGGGAAGTAGGAAAATAGAAGCCCTGTCACTAGGATATCGTGGAGACGTTGTAACGCAAGATGAAGTTGCTAATTTACGAAACCTGAGGTTCTTTGAAGGGAATGGGGTCTTCCTTGCTGGAGACTTTAATAATCTTCTCTCTCGTTTAACATGGCTTTCTTGGCGATGTTGCCCTTACGAGTTTGTGGCGACGAACTTTCATCTTCCTAATCTAGTCATTCTTGACGTTTCATGCAGTGATATTTCAGAGAAATGGATTGGTTGGAACCATATTAGG GCGGCAAGCAAACTTAAAGTACTAGATCTCAGCTATTGTAACTACTTAATGAGAACACCTGATTTATCTATGTTGGTGTccttggagagattgattcttgaagGCTGTTGCAACTTAGTTGAAATTGATGCATCCATCGGTAAATTAGAGCATCTAACTACTTTGAACTTGAAGGGATGTGACTCTCTTGAAAAGTTGCCTGAAGAAATAGGATGTCTACAAGCTGTGATAGAGATTGTCATGCCTAATACGCTACGTAGACTTCCAGAGACGTTTGGTAATTTGCGGTCATTGTTGACCTTTGATGTGTCACATAGTCGGATTAGCAAATTGCCATGCTCGATTGGAGGGTTGGTGAAACTTAGGCTGTTGAATTTATCTGAGTGtacaaagataaaagaacttcCAGATTCGGTTGGGGAATTGCAATCATTAGTGGAGTTGGATTTGTCATCGACAAGTTTGGATCACCTACCTGATTCAATCGGCAATTTAAAGCAACTGAAAGTACTTATGATAAACCGCATAAGGGGGATAACAAGATTACCAAGTGCAATCGGGCTGATGGAGATACTTGAAGAGTTGGACGCTAGTGGATGTGGCAACTTGACCGGCGAAATCCCCGAAGAAATTGGGAGCCTGTCTTGTTTGAGAATCCTGGACTTGTCAAGCACTAAAATATCCGGATTGcctaattcaattggcaaactaAAGCAACTGAAAGTACTTAGAATAAACAACCTAGTTGGGATAACAAGATTACCAAGTGCAATCTGGCTGATGGAGAAGCTTGAGGAGTTGCATGCTAGTAGATGTTACTTCATGAGAG ATTGCAGGTCCATGGAAAGGATGTCAAGACTTATGGAAATTGAGAAAGCTAAGGAAGCTCAGAGTAGGAGAATGTCCAAAGCTAAGGAGCGTGGAAGGTCTACTGGGAATCTTCACAGAAGTGGTGGATTCACGATTGCAG GCGGTTGCCCAACCGTAACAGTTATTGAAGATGTCGTGATAACAGATATTCGGTGTTTCCTGGACTCGACCACGCTGCGTATTTTTGAGCTGGTTACACTGAATCCCACACCGACGAAAGTCCGGCAAGTGGCAA TTGAATTCGGATGGTCTGAAGAAGGTTTTCCCATGACAAACAGTGGTATCAAGTACGACCCATGA